From the Lathyrus oleraceus cultivar Zhongwan6 chromosome 4, CAAS_Psat_ZW6_1.0, whole genome shotgun sequence genome, one window contains:
- the LOC127137429 gene encoding uncharacterized protein LOC127137429, which produces MGEQNWGAGGAPDEFRALGKFHRNNPPAFTGNHHPEAAHAGLKSLSEKKGKRHFRGKLYVTPADKGKQKASDGKKTSGGGAPASVKCFKCDELGHRANECNNKVMRCYNCGKTGHRVAECKNDGPTCYNYGEQGHISMQCQKPKKTTATAAQTNGRVFTLIGSKVPKTDNLIIVTCFIINVELIAIIDTGATHSFISLECGTRLGLKLSSMVGSMVIDTPANGSVTIALVCLSCPSTIYGNNFAMDLVCLPLHQIDIILGMNWLEFNYVHIICYRKTVRFPEFGDCGELMFLSAKKVEELFEDEA; this is translated from the exons ATGGGGGAGCAAAATTGGGGAGCAGGAGGAGCTCCTGATGAGTTCCGCGCTTTGGGAAAATTTCATAGGAATAATCCACCAGCTTTCACGGGTAACCATCATCCAGAGGCTGCACATGCAGGACTCAAA agtcttagtgagaagaaaGGGAAGCGACACTTTCGAGGGAAACTTTATGTAACTCCAGCTGACAAAGGGAAACAAAAGGCTTCAGATGGGAAGAAGACAAGTGGGGGAGGGGCTCCCGCTTCTGTCAAGTGCTTCAAGTGTGATGAGTTGGGCCACCGTGCTAATGAATGTAATAATAAGGTTATGAGATGTTATAATTGTGGAAAAACGGGTCATCGTGTTGCAGAGTGCAAGAATGATGGTCCGACTTGTTACAATTATGGTGAACAAGGTCATATCAGTATGCAATGTCAGAAGCCAAAGAAGACGACCGCTACTGCTGCCCAAACCAATGGTAGAGTGTTTACTTTGATTGGTTCAAAGGTTCCCAAGACAGATAACTTGATCATAGTTACTTGTTTCATTATCAATGTTGAGTTAATTGCTATTATTGATACTGGTGCTACTCATTCATTTATTTCGCTAGAGTGTGGTACGAGGTTGGGTTTAAAATTATCTTCTATGGTTGGGAGTATGGTTATCGATACCCCCGCTAATGGTTCTGTGACTATTGCTTTAGTCTGTTTGAGTTGTCCTTCGACCATTTATGGTAATAATTTTGCGATGGACTTGGTTTGTCTACCTTTACATCAAATCGATATTATTCTTGGAATGAACTGGTTGGAGTTCAACTATGTTCATATCATCTGCTACAGAAAAACCGTGAGGTTCCCAGAGTTTGGTGATTGTGGAGAGTTAATGTTTTTATCTGCTAAGAAAGTAGAAGAACTCTTTGAAGATGAGGCTTAG